The nucleotide window AATCTCCCGATTCGGGTTGGTTTTGGATTTCGAGATTCGAGTTTCAGATTTTGGAAGCTCGTTCGTCGCCCCGCGTTCCTCGCCGCCAACGCGGTTTGTTTGGCGGGCGCACCAGCCGGGTTTGCCTCCGAGGCAGCCAGCTCCGGGAGCGATCTTGTGCTCGCAATTCAAGAAGCGAGAGGCAAACTGGAAATCCGGTTCAAGGACCGGCCCCTGCTCGTTTACGCGTTCGCTTCAAACCAGTTCAAACCCTACGTCCGCGAATTGAGGACACTGCGAGGCGACAACGTCCTGCGCGACGCGCCTGCCGATCATCTCCACCATCACGGTTTGATGTACGCCATCCGGGCCAACGGCGTGAATTTCTGGGAGGAAACCGGCCAGCCCGGCCATGAGCGTTCGGTGAAACTGCTCTTGCACGGAAGCGGAAGAAACGCCGCAGGACTCCCCCAGGCGACGTTCACCCAATTGATCCATTGGGTCGCGGACAAAGACAAGGCGCGCCCCGAAACCGAAGCCTGCGCGTTGCTTGTGGAACGCCGCACGTTGACGCTCACGGCGGACGAGGCGACCGGCGAAGTCGCGCTAGAGTGGCGCGGGGAATTCGAGGTCGGCGCCGGCGCTCCGAAAGTCACTTTGACCGGCAGCGAATACAATGGCCTGGGCCTGCGCTTGCCCGAAGCATTCAATCACGCCGCCAAACACCAAAACTCCGAAGGCGCGCCTTACAGTGCGACCCAGAACCGGGACGTCATCGCCGCCCGGTGGAGCGCCGTTTCTCACGCGATTGGCGGGCGGGAAGCCGTAGTCGCCGTGTTTGCGAATCCTGATCGGACAGCGGGCCCGACGCGATTTTTCAGCATGCTGAATCCATTCGCCTATTTGTCGGTCACACAAGGCCTGGACAAGGCGCCCCTCGAATACAAGGCGGGCGAACGGTTCGGCATTGGGTACCTCGTGCTGGTGTATGCGGACTTCAAGCCGAGGGAATTTTTGCAGCAGCGGTATCAACAGTGGGTCGGCGGCCGTGAGGCCAGCGCAACCGCGCCTGCCGCAAATCGATAGGGCGCCTGTCACAGATGTGTGGCGTAGCGCAGATCCAAACCTTGCATTCTTATGAACAAAATCTCCATCGCCATTAACCTCGAATTCGTCCGCCACAACGACAAACCCTTCGAGTGGGGCGTCGCAAAAGCCGCGGAACTCGGCTATACCCACGTCGAACCCATGGTCCATTGGGGCCGCGAGTTGCTCAGCGAGGCGGGCTACTTCCACAGCGTCTCCATGTTCGACGACCCCTTGCGCATCCGCCGCGCGTGCGAAGCCGTCGGCGTGAAGCTTTCCGGGCTTTCGGCCCACACGCCGCTGGGCCGGCCGGAGATCAGCGTCGAGTATCTGAAGCAGGCCATTCGCTTCGCGGCCGAGTGCGGCGCGCCGGTCGTGAACACCGATGAAGGTCCGAAGCAGCCCTGGACTACCGAAGCAGAGGATTTCACCTTGATGCGCTACACGATCCAGGAAGCGGCCAAGGTGGCGGAGCCGCGCGGCATCCTGATTGGCCTGGAGCCTCACCAGCAATACAGCCAGCACTCCGAAGGGCTGGATCGCATTTATCGGCTTGTGAAAAGCCCGTCCGTCGGGATCAACTTCGACACCGGCAACGCTTACCTGAGGGGCCACGATCCGTTGAGATGGCTCGCTAGAATCATCCATCGCGTCGTGCACATCCACGCCAAGGATATCTCCGTCGAACAATCTTCGGCGGAACGCGGCAAAGTGACGGGCACGCCGGTGGGCTGCGCGTGCGGCGAGGGCGTGATCGATTGGGCGCGGGTGATTCAGATTTGCCGCCGCTCGAAACGCGATCTCACGCTCTCCGTCGAGTGCGGCACGATCGACCAGGCCGCGCGGTCGCTCGAACATCTGCGGGCATCGCTCAAGAAGGTTTGAAAGCGGTAGAAGGGAACTTTGCTGGATTGCCTTTGTTGTCAGTTCCCCTCTTGGGAGGCGTGATGCTCCCTCTCCCTCAGTACGT belongs to Verrucomicrobiota bacterium and includes:
- a CDS encoding sugar phosphate isomerase/epimerase, which codes for MNKISIAINLEFVRHNDKPFEWGVAKAAELGYTHVEPMVHWGRELLSEAGYFHSVSMFDDPLRIRRACEAVGVKLSGLSAHTPLGRPEISVEYLKQAIRFAAECGAPVVNTDEGPKQPWTTEAEDFTLMRYTIQEAAKVAEPRGILIGLEPHQQYSQHSEGLDRIYRLVKSPSVGINFDTGNAYLRGHDPLRWLARIIHRVVHIHAKDISVEQSSAERGKVTGTPVGCACGEGVIDWARVIQICRRSKRDLTLSVECGTIDQAARSLEHLRASLKKV